From a single Rosa rugosa chromosome 7, drRosRugo1.1, whole genome shotgun sequence genomic region:
- the LOC133720048 gene encoding probable protein S-acyltransferase 1, producing MMTMLGRKKSQVCDSSSSIDEPPKSNQERLYRVWKGNNKFLCGGRLVFGHDGASLYLTSFLIGCPALTFCIRMLVTIKGHEAGYSYPVFTAGLILTVLDFTFLFLTSGRDPGIIPRNSTSLESDEASDTFTPSMEWVNNKGSSMKIPRIKDVPVNGHTVKVKFCDTCLLYRPPRASHCSICNNCVQKFDHHCPWVGQCIGLRNYPFFILFISSSTLLCIYVFVFSWINLLQKGGNLWRAMSHDVVSVILIVYCFIAVWFVGGLTVFHVYLICTNQTTYENFRYRYDKNENPYTKGILGNLKEVFCSRIPPSMVNFRAWVLKDDDTAMGSIASESERGFISSKEKFDIEMGNKFTKDGNMMVPSILQKLDYTGIDDNMKKKNLDSSGFNDDLKRKASDQPFLFPIGQEIKNSKGGSAARVNSVSDKRTQ from the exons atgatGACCATGTTGGGCAGGAAAAAGAGCCAAGTCTGTGATTCTTCCTCCTCCATTGACGAACCTCCCAAGTCCAACCAAGAAAGGCTCTACCGAGTCTGGAAGGGTAACAAT AAATTCTTATGTGGCGGAAGATTAGTGTTTGGTCACGATGGCGCATCACTGTATCTAACTAGCTTTTTGATCGGATGTCCCGCACTCACATTCTGCATAAGAATGCTTGTTACCATCAAAGGACATGAAGCAGGTTATAGCTATCCCGTATTCACTGCAGGCCTGATTCTCACTGTTTTG GATTTTACTTTTCTCTTCCTCACGTCTGGTAGAGATCCTGGTATAATTCCGAGGAATTCAACATCACTTGAATCGGATGAGGCTTCCGATACCTTTACCCCATCAATGGAATGGGTCAATAACAAAGGCTCTAGTATGAAAATTCCCCGAATTAAAGATGTCCCGGTCAATGGCCATACAGTGAAGGTCAAGTTTTGTGATACCTGTTTGTTATATCGCCCACCACGCGCCTCTCATTGTTCCATCTGCAACAACTGTGTTCAGAAGTTTGATCACCACTGTCCATGGGTTGGTCAGTGTATTGGATTA CGTAACTATCCATTTTTCATCTTGTTTATTTCATCATCAACCTTGCTCTGCATATATGTCTTTGTGTTTTCCTGGATCAACCTTCTTCAAAAAGGGGGCAATCTATGGAGGGCCATGTCACATGATGTCGTATCAGTTATTCTGATAGTATATTGCTTCATAGCTGTCTGGTTTGTTGGGGGGCTTACAGTTTTCCATGTCTATCTAATCTGCACCAACCAG ACAACATATGAGAACTTTCGTTACCGCTATGATAAGAACGAAAACCCGTACACTAAGGGGATACTGGGAAACTTAAAAGAAGTGTTCTGCTCCAGGATTCCACCATCAATGGTAAATTTCCGAGCATGGGTTCTAAAAGATGATGATACTGCAATGGGATCCATCGCTTCAGAGAGTGAAAGAGGCTTCATCAGTTCCAAGGAGAAATTCGACATAGAAATGGGGAACAAGTTTACCAAGGATGGTAATATGATGGTTCCAAGTATATTGCAGAAATTGGACTACACTGGCATTGATGATaacatgaagaagaagaatttggatAGTAGTGGTTTCAATGATGATTTAAAAAGGAAGGCATCAGATCAACCGTTTCTTTTTCCTATTGgtcaagaaataaaaaattcaaagggGGGTTCTGCAGCTCGAGTTAATTCTGTTAGTGACAAGAGGACACAGTAG